In one Sporomusa sphaeroides DSM 2875 genomic region, the following are encoded:
- a CDS encoding MFS transporter — protein MNNRWFVFTGVLLGVTAHMTMQTLVATILPAISAQLGDSHLYSWVFTGYLLMSTITVPLFSKLADLYGYKLSFLLGLLLFLFASLLCGLASSLAFLVGARLVQGIGAGMIAPVTMALISMLFPLTKERAKAMSLFAAVQMLSNVLGPILGGVIAATLGWSVAFFMVAPLCVISFVIIYFCQFGPVPGRGETKPRVDYAGAFLLGGAIAAFTQTWSLFEQTGWTFTTTLLLATSVIMIILLVRQEKRHPDPILSQAMLRIPQVSLSSLSALLAGILNFGTIFILPLFSVATFANDPAKSSYFLLPFTVGVSIGAIASGFLLQKISYQSLAQISWCFAIAGFSGIGLAGALTLPVFWSFLFAVSIGCGIGSLMPTFLLPAQNAVKENQQATVSGLIQISRNIGGTIGIPLLTSLLVFTRSLQQEALQYGIVFFTLALLSCLGFAVGSKLKV, from the coding sequence ATGAATAACCGCTGGTTTGTTTTCACAGGCGTGCTGTTGGGCGTAACTGCGCATATGACCATGCAAACACTTGTGGCAACCATTCTGCCGGCTATCTCGGCACAATTAGGCGACTCTCATTTATACAGCTGGGTATTTACCGGCTACTTACTCATGTCGACGATTACAGTTCCTTTATTCTCTAAGCTCGCCGACCTCTATGGCTATAAATTGTCTTTCTTGCTGGGCTTGCTATTGTTTCTGTTTGCATCACTGCTGTGCGGCCTGGCCTCGTCACTGGCTTTTCTTGTGGGCGCCCGGTTGGTACAGGGGATTGGCGCCGGCATGATCGCGCCTGTTACCATGGCGCTGATCAGTATGTTGTTTCCACTCACGAAAGAGCGCGCCAAAGCCATGAGTTTGTTTGCGGCCGTACAGATGTTGTCAAATGTCCTGGGCCCGATACTAGGTGGTGTGATCGCCGCAACCTTAGGTTGGTCTGTCGCTTTTTTCATGGTTGCTCCTTTATGTGTGATTTCGTTTGTCATTATTTATTTTTGTCAGTTCGGCCCCGTGCCCGGACGAGGGGAAACGAAACCGAGAGTGGATTATGCCGGAGCTTTTCTGCTTGGTGGTGCCATTGCCGCTTTTACTCAAACCTGGAGCCTGTTTGAGCAAACGGGCTGGACATTCACCACAACCCTCCTGTTAGCAACCAGTGTGATCATGATCATTCTCCTCGTGCGGCAAGAAAAAAGACATCCTGATCCCATTCTCTCGCAAGCCATGCTGCGTATTCCACAAGTTTCCCTGTCCAGTCTGAGTGCCTTACTGGCAGGAATATTAAACTTTGGCACCATTTTCATTTTGCCGCTATTTTCGGTTGCCACCTTTGCCAATGATCCTGCGAAAAGTTCTTACTTCTTACTGCCTTTTACCGTTGGCGTGAGTATCGGAGCCATAGCATCAGGCTTCCTGCTGCAGAAGATTTCCTATCAGTCTCTGGCGCAAATAAGCTGGTGCTTTGCTATAGCAGGCTTTAGTGGAATTGGCTTGGCAGGTGCGTTAACCCTGCCTGTTTTTTGGTCCTTTCTCTTTGCCGTCAGCATTGGCTGCGGCATTGGCAGTTTGATGCCCACCTTCCTTTTGCCGGCACAAAATGCCGTAAAGGAAAACCAGCAGGCAACTGTCAGCGGACTAATCCAGATCAGCCGCAACATTGGCGGAACAATCGGTATTCCTTTATTGACAAGCCTCCTGGTATTTACCCGAAGTTTGCAGCAGGAAGCCTTGCAGTACGGTATTGTATTTTTCACACTGGCATTGTTAAGTTGTCTTGGCTTTGCTGTAGGCAGCAAGCTTAAAGTGTAA